The following proteins come from a genomic window of Corallococcus sp. NCRR:
- a CDS encoding NUDIX hydrolase has translation MSSAPESPKSPIQPWRRLRRGLVHDFTVVKVREDVVADPRTNREHPRVHMECADWVTVVAVTKQDELVMVRQFRCGIEAATLEAPGGVIDPGEDPATAAARELEEETGYRAGRLEPLGVVHPNPAFQTNRCHSYLALDCERVSDGDLDEGEDIAVELYPRADLPRLILEGHITHSLAVVAFLMERLRAEAKR, from the coding sequence ATGTCGTCCGCGCCCGAGTCGCCCAAGTCCCCCATCCAGCCCTGGCGGCGTCTGCGCCGGGGGCTCGTGCACGACTTCACGGTGGTGAAGGTGCGCGAGGACGTGGTGGCGGATCCGCGCACGAACCGGGAGCACCCCCGCGTGCACATGGAGTGCGCGGACTGGGTGACCGTCGTCGCGGTGACGAAGCAGGACGAGCTGGTGATGGTGCGCCAGTTCCGCTGCGGCATCGAGGCGGCGACGCTGGAGGCGCCCGGCGGCGTCATCGACCCGGGCGAGGACCCGGCCACGGCCGCCGCGCGCGAATTGGAAGAGGAGACGGGCTACCGCGCCGGGAGGCTGGAGCCGCTGGGCGTCGTGCACCCCAACCCGGCCTTCCAGACCAACCGCTGCCACTCGTACCTGGCGCTGGACTGCGAGCGCGTGAGCGACGGCGACCTGGATGAGGGCGAGGACATCGCCGTGGAGCTGTACCCGCGAGCGGACCTGCCCCGGCTCATCTTGGAAGGCCACATCACGCACTCGCTGGCGGTGGTGGCCTTCCTGATGGAGCGGCTGCGCGCGGAAGCGAAGCGTTAG
- a CDS encoding SirB1 family protein: protein MARERLVSSLAADPPRLDLAALAIATLGREDLDAPACLQTLDALAARVQVEAERLREKGEALASLRALRHVLADIEGFRGNEDDYHSPDNSFLDRVLERKVGLPITLSVLYLEVARRAGIPLYGVPFPGHFLVACDAGDHKLVMDPFHHGDILTEHGCEELLKRVAPQLKFDRAMLAPAPVELIAYRMLSNLRRVYLGRDDSQQGLAVVDLLLLLAPDHPGELRTRASLLTTLGAFRAALKDVERCLELSPDAPDRDRLELSARELRERAELLN, encoded by the coding sequence GACGTTGGGCCGTGAGGACCTGGATGCTCCGGCGTGTCTCCAGACGCTGGACGCGCTCGCCGCGCGGGTGCAGGTGGAGGCGGAGCGCCTGCGCGAGAAGGGCGAGGCCCTGGCCTCCCTGCGCGCCCTGCGTCACGTGCTCGCGGACATCGAGGGCTTCCGAGGCAACGAGGACGACTACCACTCGCCGGACAACAGCTTCCTGGACCGCGTGCTGGAGCGGAAGGTGGGGCTGCCCATCACGCTGTCGGTGCTCTACCTGGAGGTGGCGCGCCGCGCGGGCATCCCGCTGTACGGCGTCCCCTTCCCCGGCCACTTCCTGGTGGCGTGCGACGCGGGCGACCACAAGCTGGTGATGGACCCCTTCCACCACGGCGACATCCTCACGGAGCACGGCTGCGAGGAGCTGCTCAAGCGCGTGGCGCCGCAGCTCAAGTTCGACCGCGCCATGCTCGCGCCCGCGCCGGTGGAGCTCATCGCGTACCGCATGCTGTCCAACCTGCGCCGCGTGTACCTGGGGCGCGACGACAGCCAGCAGGGACTGGCGGTGGTGGACCTGCTGCTGCTCCTGGCCCCGGACCACCCGGGCGAGCTGCGCACGCGCGCGTCGCTGCTCACCACGCTGGGCGCCTTCCGCGCGGCGCTCAAGGACGTGGAGCGCTGCCTGGAGCTGTCCCCGGACGCGCCGGACCGCGATCGCCTGGAGCTGTCCGCCCGGGAGCTGCGCGAGCGCGCCGAGCTGCTCAACTGA